Part of the Verrucomicrobiia bacterium genome is shown below.
GGATGCGACACTTCAACGACGGCTGGAAGACGTTGTTTTCCGGTTCCCTTCGATTCTGACCCCAGTGCTCCTGGACCGTGCCGCCCGAATGGAATCGGGATCCTCCGGCACGCCAGATTCCTTCGTCTGGAGCCTGCAGACGCGCTGGCGGGCGGATGAACGTCTCCGCGACCTCGCGCGCCGGTGGGCGCCCGGTCCGCTCACCAACCTCCAAGCCTCGTGGATGACGGCAGGTACCGGGGAGTTCCTGGTGGTCCGGCGACCGTTCCTGGAGGTTCGTGCCGACGACGCACCCGGAAGCCCTCAAGCCAATGCGTGGGTCCAGTCCGCCGTGATTCCGGAACGGGTTTTGACTTCCCTCCTGGAGACCCTCCTCGAGGAGACCCGGTCGCTGATCCCACCGTATGCCGCCGCTGAAGTCGGGCTGCTCGACCGGCCGTTGGCCGGCAGCCCGCGCACAGGCGGAGGCGCGGATCTCGCACGATCCGTAGCGCCGATGGGCGGCTCATCGGTCCTGATGCTGCCCCTGCAGGCCGGGCTGTGGCTACAGGATCCTGAAGCACTGTACGCGGGTCAGCGACGACGAGAATTTTGGACCGCCGGGTTCATCCTACTCGCCGTGGTTTCCGCCCTGTTCGGCGTCCTCCAATCATGGCGAACCCTTCAGCGGCAACTGGCCCTTCATGAGGAGCAGTCCAACTTTGTCGCCGCCGTGTCGCATGAACTGCGCGCGCCGCTCGCCTGTGTCCGCCTGCTGGCGGAGGGCCTCGCGGATGGCCATGTCACCGTCGAGTCCAGGCGACAGGAGTATGCGCGTTGCCTCGTCGCTGAAGCCCGCCGTCTCGGGACACTGATCGAAAACGTCCTGAGCGTTTCGCGCCTCGGACAGGGTCCCATTCGGGCAGAAAACCAGCCCACGGATATCCGCCGCCTCGTGCGGGATACGGTGGCCCGGTTCGAACCGCTGGCAGCGGAACGCGGTGTCCGGATCTCCCTGGAGGATCAAACCGGGGACCCACCCCCGGAGCCCTCGTGGGACGGCCTCGCGGTGCAGCAAGCCCTGGCCAATCTGCTCGACAACGCCCTGAAG
Proteins encoded:
- a CDS encoding HAMP domain-containing histidine kinase, which codes for MPRDSSPDPRRAARSFRLQAALILLPVLLLAVLAAAALKGDRQQLEVRAREVSAAASQALARALALRLRESLQQYLATRNLWYPPERSPGLLQPGVLATWVGTPGTPLMDPPAGLAPEDWALPEMVQDPDGTLRIPAPRPFNPLPPNWWSSLDPGLRERWEVACRLEADQAPREDLIAAFNRCRDAGVDVGFDANVLFALRRLQAASGDAAARWESLHSFSPGPGLTPAGVPLAAVVLFECLDAAPQSPMDATLQRRLEDVVFRFPSILTPVLLDRAARMESGSSGTPDSFVWSLQTRWRADERLRDLARRWAPGPLTNLQASWMTAGTGEFLVVRRPFLEVRADDAPGSPQANAWVQSAVIPERVLTSLLETLLEETRSLIPPYAAAEVGLLDRPLAGSPRTGGGADLARSVAPMGGSSVLMLPLQAGLWLQDPEALYAGQRRREFWTAGFILLAVVSALFGVLQSWRTLQRQLALHEEQSNFVAAVSHELRAPLACVRLLAEGLADGHVTVESRRQEYARCLVAEARRLGTLIENVLSVSRLGQGPIRAENQPTDIRRLVRDTVARFEPLAAERGVRISLEDQTGDPPPEPSWDGLAVQQALANLLDNALKHSPNASSVVVGMGYPSGTITDRLQLSVRDQGPGIPPEDHQRIFERFYRRGTELRRETRGVGLGLALVREVARSHEGRVWVDSCPGAGATFILELPMTASLPDVRQAGRSPHVQ